A stretch of the Bdellovibrio sp. 22V genome encodes the following:
- a CDS encoding VOC family protein, whose protein sequence is MSLLITSITINTPHLQDMLGFYRIIGFQFTASKVDKGSEVHRAIHNGVEFSLYSIANAQKSQIPSLQLGFKITDLEKTVGDLTKIPGAMCILDPTEMPDGKKAIVLDPDGHSIELSEH, encoded by the coding sequence ATGAGTTTGCTAATCACTTCTATCACAATAAACACCCCGCATCTACAGGACATGCTGGGTTTTTACCGAATTATCGGCTTTCAATTTACAGCGTCAAAAGTCGATAAGGGGAGTGAAGTTCATCGCGCCATTCATAACGGAGTGGAGTTCTCTTTGTACTCCATTGCAAATGCGCAGAAATCGCAAATTCCGAGTCTGCAGTTAGGATTTAAAATTACAGATCTAGAGAAAACGGTCGGCGATCTTACGAAAATTCCGGGAGCGATGTGTATTCTGGATCCCACAGAGATGCCGGACGGAAAAAAGGCCATCGTTTTAGATCCCGATGGCCATTCTATTGAACTCAGTGAACATTAA
- a CDS encoding carboxymuconolactone decarboxylase family protein — protein sequence MAIAEKVDAYLESEYPGASSTIYRDLSLNFKKVLEDSPLEPQERFLNLLSIAVALESKTMVALAKDVLNEIGTAPELIQEAAEIAGIMGMNNVYYKFKSFLPAEVAAADYPRAGLRMNSLAKSLNSKKDFEMMALSVSIINGCPVCVASHEKAVRHHDVSPDKVHDLARLAATAKGLASLKKALTL from the coding sequence ATGGCTATTGCAGAAAAAGTAGACGCCTACCTCGAATCAGAATATCCCGGAGCTAGCTCCACTATTTACCGCGATCTTTCCCTGAACTTTAAAAAAGTTTTGGAAGACAGCCCTCTTGAGCCGCAAGAAAGATTCTTGAATCTTCTTTCAATTGCTGTGGCATTGGAAAGCAAAACAATGGTGGCCTTGGCGAAAGACGTTTTGAACGAAATCGGCACAGCACCTGAACTTATTCAAGAAGCTGCGGAAATCGCCGGCATCATGGGCATGAACAACGTCTACTACAAATTCAAATCGTTCTTGCCAGCTGAAGTGGCAGCAGCAGACTACCCGCGTGCGGGTCTTCGCATGAATTCATTGGCGAAGTCTTTGAACAGCAAAAAAGATTTCGAGATGATGGCGCTTTCTGTGTCGATCATCAACGGTTGCCCTGTGTGCGTGGCGAGCCATGAAAAAGCTGTCAGACACCATGATGTGTCTCCAGATAAAGTTCATGATTTGGCCCGCTTGGCAGCAACTGCCAAGGGACTTGCGAGCCTTAAAAAAGCTCTGACTCTTTAA
- a CDS encoding peroxiredoxin, with amino-acid sequence MLSIGEKFPEFKLQACVSREKGKEFAEVSNKDMKGQWSVFFFWPLDFTFVCPTEIAEFNKEFKNFQAREAKLFGVSADSHFVHLAWRNNHDDLKNLQFPMVADYKKELAAQLGVLHKQDQVPLRATFIVDPDGIIRWVSVNDLSVGRNVKEVLRTLDALQTDELCPCNWEKGQQTLTV; translated from the coding sequence ATGTTGAGTATCGGTGAAAAATTCCCGGAATTTAAATTGCAAGCGTGCGTATCTCGCGAAAAAGGTAAAGAATTCGCTGAAGTTTCTAACAAAGACATGAAAGGTCAATGGTCTGTATTCTTCTTCTGGCCTTTGGATTTCACTTTCGTGTGTCCTACAGAGATCGCTGAATTCAACAAAGAATTCAAAAATTTCCAAGCTCGTGAAGCGAAACTTTTCGGCGTTTCCGCTGACTCTCACTTCGTTCACTTGGCATGGAGAAACAACCACGACGATCTTAAGAATCTTCAATTCCCAATGGTTGCTGACTACAAAAAAGAATTGGCAGCTCAATTGGGCGTTCTTCACAAGCAAGATCAAGTTCCTCTTCGCGCCACTTTCATCGTTGATCCAGACGGCATCATCCGCTGGGTATCCGTTAACGACCTTTCTGTAGGCCGTAACGTGAAAGAAGTTTTGAGAACTTTGGATGCTCTTCAAACTGACGAGCTTTGCCCATGTAACTGGGAAAAAGGTCAACAAACTTTGACTGTGTAA
- a CDS encoding Fur family transcriptional regulator, with product MTKHCLSTNEIQERLQSAGVQPTLQRMAICKYVLCEADHPTADDVKAWADANLGKISQATVYNTLNTLVDAGILKEFRFNHSEKVVYDCNTHDHFHFVDEKTGKIYDIDPEDVKIDISIPKKFKIKDIKLIFKGEIK from the coding sequence ATGACAAAGCACTGCTTATCGACAAATGAAATTCAAGAGCGTTTGCAATCAGCCGGTGTTCAACCGACTTTGCAACGAATGGCTATTTGCAAGTACGTGCTCTGCGAAGCAGACCACCCGACGGCAGATGATGTGAAAGCTTGGGCGGATGCGAACTTAGGAAAAATCAGCCAAGCCACCGTTTACAACACGCTGAACACGCTGGTGGATGCGGGAATTTTGAAAGAGTTCCGCTTTAATCACTCCGAGAAAGTGGTTTATGACTGCAACACGCACGACCACTTTCACTTCGTGGATGAAAAAACAGGAAAGATTTACGACATCGATCCTGAAGACGTGAAGATCGATATCTCGATCCCGAAGAAGTTTAAAATAAAAGACATTAAATTAATTTTTAAAGGTGAAATTAAATAA
- a CDS encoding group III truncated hemoglobin yields the protein MEKKQRKPIETREDIELLVNSFYDKVRKDPLIGPIFNDVAQVDWDEHLPKLYNFWADLLLGENSYNGRPFPPHMKLNLQPGHFEQWLRLFVATVDEHFVGLKAEEAKGRALRIARNFMINLSLLDPN from the coding sequence ATGGAAAAGAAACAGCGCAAACCTATCGAAACGCGGGAAGATATCGAACTTCTCGTAAATAGCTTCTACGATAAAGTACGAAAAGATCCTTTGATTGGGCCGATCTTCAACGATGTCGCGCAAGTGGACTGGGACGAACACTTGCCTAAACTCTACAATTTCTGGGCGGATCTGTTATTGGGCGAAAACAGCTATAACGGCCGGCCTTTTCCTCCGCATATGAAATTGAACTTGCAACCGGGTCATTTCGAACAATGGTTGCGATTGTTCGTCGCAACCGTCGATGAACACTTCGTAGGGCTCAAAGCGGAAGAGGCTAAAGGTCGGGCTCTCCGCATTGCTCGCAACTTTATGATCAATTTGAGTTTGCTGGATCCGAATTAA
- a CDS encoding MerR family transcriptional regulator — MKIGELAKKVGLSVSKVRYYETLGIIRAKRGDSNYRDFPPESEGLLLLVLQAKDLGFTLKEIQSLGSALQQGALTKDKIRSELNKKLDTLDERIALIKKFQKNVRQILESTCPFDVNQPPHTPKSSRR, encoded by the coding sequence ATGAAAATTGGCGAGTTAGCAAAAAAAGTTGGATTGTCCGTCTCGAAAGTGCGCTATTATGAAACACTTGGAATTATTCGCGCCAAAAGGGGAGATTCTAATTATCGCGATTTCCCTCCGGAATCCGAGGGGCTTCTTCTTTTGGTGTTACAGGCGAAAGATTTAGGTTTCACGCTTAAAGAAATTCAATCTCTAGGAAGCGCTCTACAGCAAGGAGCTTTAACTAAAGATAAGATCCGTTCTGAGCTGAACAAAAAACTCGACACATTAGACGAACGAATTGCCTTAATAAAAAAGTTCCAGAAAAATGTTCGGCAAATTCTTGAGTCCACGTGCCCCTTTGATGTCAACCAGCCTCCTCATACGCCCAAATCCTCTCGCAGGTGA
- a CDS encoding alpha/beta hydrolase, producing the protein MRLNVNVTSQGRLLDALLFLPDSSEGPLPALLFEGTMTGATNQIAEYVAKEVADQNFVCLVMDHSFYSEEEGLAQPWESPSKRLGDLKAALQFLQHHNSIDPQKIVGVGVSVGAEYLAQICREDNIIRGLIILEGPFDDSQNMAKDLDIPTIVIDETHLDSAVDEIVLWTRTLFDGAFVQEEPQVKVDWSVMDE; encoded by the coding sequence ATGAGACTCAACGTCAATGTCACTTCTCAAGGAAGATTGCTCGACGCTTTATTGTTCTTACCGGATTCATCGGAAGGTCCGTTGCCCGCGCTCCTTTTTGAAGGAACGATGACGGGAGCGACAAATCAAATTGCCGAATATGTCGCTAAAGAAGTCGCCGATCAAAACTTTGTGTGTCTGGTGATGGATCATAGTTTCTATTCGGAAGAGGAAGGCCTGGCTCAGCCTTGGGAGTCGCCTTCAAAACGTTTGGGCGATCTGAAAGCGGCTCTGCAATTCCTGCAGCACCATAATTCCATTGATCCGCAAAAAATCGTCGGAGTTGGCGTGAGTGTCGGCGCCGAATATCTTGCGCAGATCTGTCGCGAAGACAATATCATTCGCGGACTCATCATTCTTGAGGGGCCTTTTGATGACTCACAAAATATGGCGAAAGATCTCGATATTCCGACAATTGTGATTGATGAAACCCACTTGGATTCCGCCGTCGATGAGATTGTTTTATGGACTCGCACGTTGTTTGACGGGGCCTTCGTGCAAGAAGAACCCCAAGTCAAAGTCGACTGGAGCGTGATGGATGAGTAG
- a CDS encoding alkaline phosphatase D family protein, with amino-acid sequence MKRFLLLALLFTACAQTPKESKSIISQPHGVEAYVSSLPAREIDSAQMLTKIAFGSCANQDKPEPLWKDVGAAHPDLFLFMGDNVYASSPSQQPIAEQYRKLDLIPEYRAVREKVPFMATWDDHDFGLRDGGADWTGKDSARKDFLNYWTYLRNSLPPEQGGVYHAKVIGPKKKAVQVIMLDTRYYRSPLKEKPGNEGKAYDYIPQEDGTILGEAQWEWLETELKRPAEIRFVVSSIQLVANDPKYEKWGNFPSERQRFFDLLKKTKAKNVIVLSGDRHISAIAKTDVPSYGPLYDITASSINRANNFGDADSHYIGPVYNKENFGMALIDWKKKNITIEIRGFNNAVVNAVKIPLR; translated from the coding sequence ATGAAGAGATTTTTACTCTTAGCTTTATTGTTCACGGCTTGCGCGCAAACTCCGAAAGAATCTAAATCAATAATCTCGCAACCTCACGGCGTTGAAGCTTACGTTTCATCTTTGCCTGCTCGCGAAATCGACTCTGCACAGATGTTAACGAAGATCGCTTTTGGTTCGTGCGCGAATCAAGATAAGCCCGAACCCCTTTGGAAAGACGTCGGCGCGGCCCATCCGGATTTATTTTTATTCATGGGCGATAACGTTTATGCCAGCAGCCCCTCTCAGCAACCTATTGCGGAACAATACCGCAAGCTTGATTTGATTCCTGAATATCGCGCCGTTCGCGAGAAAGTTCCCTTCATGGCGACATGGGACGATCACGATTTCGGTTTGCGTGATGGTGGAGCGGACTGGACTGGCAAAGACAGCGCTCGTAAAGATTTTCTGAACTATTGGACTTACCTGAGAAACTCTCTGCCGCCAGAGCAAGGTGGAGTTTACCACGCAAAAGTCATCGGTCCGAAAAAGAAGGCCGTGCAAGTGATCATGCTCGATACTCGCTATTACCGCAGTCCCTTAAAGGAAAAGCCCGGCAATGAAGGCAAAGCCTATGATTATATTCCGCAAGAGGACGGCACCATCCTAGGTGAAGCACAGTGGGAATGGCTCGAGACGGAACTAAAACGTCCCGCTGAGATTCGTTTCGTCGTCAGCAGCATTCAACTTGTTGCCAATGATCCCAAATACGAAAAATGGGGAAACTTTCCTAGCGAAAGACAAAGATTCTTTGATCTTCTAAAAAAGACGAAAGCAAAAAATGTCATCGTGCTCAGCGGAGACAGACATATCTCCGCCATCGCAAAAACCGACGTTCCATCTTATGGTCCTCTTTACGACATCACGGCAAGCTCCATTAATCGCGCGAATAATTTTGGCGATGCCGACAGTCACTATATAGGTCCCGTCTATAACAAAGAAAACTTTGGCATGGCTTTGATTGATTGGAAAAAGAAGAATATCACGATTGAGATCCGCGGCTTTAATAACGCAGTTGTAAACGCCGTCAAAATTCCATTGCGTTAA
- a CDS encoding bifunctional 2-methylcitrate synthase/citrate synthase: MAEYINPDYVPEPEKMNVKKGLEGVVMDTSSVSKVNPHTNSLIYRGYPVQDLAENCSFEEVAFLMYNGELPTASQLADFTKKERGYREISTTLLNVIKALPQKCHPMDSIRTAVSFLGAEDARIWDSSPATNMDKAMMLLAKIPTMVAADYRFKKGLDFIPPKADLSIAENFFHMCFGKVPQKEVVKAFDVSLILYAEHSFNASTFTARVVTSTQSDIYSATVAGIGALKGPLHGGANEMVMHMMKEIADPAKAEQWMLDALAQKKKVMGFGHRVYRSGDSRVPTMRKYAQVMADVTGEQKWMQMYAALEKVMVEKKKIYPNLDFPAGPAYYMMGFDIDFFTPIFVMARTTGWSAHIMEQAADNRIIRPLSEYVGKEQRKVTPISERK; encoded by the coding sequence ATGGCTGAGTATATCAATCCAGATTACGTTCCAGAACCAGAGAAGATGAACGTTAAAAAAGGTCTTGAAGGCGTTGTGATGGATACGTCTTCCGTATCTAAAGTAAACCCTCACACAAACTCTTTGATCTACCGCGGTTACCCAGTTCAAGACTTGGCTGAAAACTGCTCTTTCGAAGAAGTGGCTTTCTTGATGTACAACGGCGAATTGCCGACAGCTTCGCAATTGGCGGACTTCACGAAAAAAGAGCGCGGCTACCGCGAGATCTCCACAACTTTGTTGAACGTGATCAAAGCTCTTCCGCAAAAATGCCACCCTATGGATTCTATCCGCACGGCTGTTTCTTTCTTGGGCGCGGAAGATGCACGTATCTGGGACTCTTCTCCTGCAACAAACATGGACAAAGCGATGATGTTGTTGGCGAAAATCCCGACAATGGTTGCGGCAGACTACCGTTTCAAAAAAGGTTTGGATTTCATTCCTCCAAAAGCGGATTTGTCTATCGCTGAAAACTTCTTCCACATGTGCTTCGGCAAAGTTCCACAAAAAGAAGTCGTGAAAGCTTTCGACGTTTCTTTGATTCTTTACGCTGAACACAGCTTCAACGCTTCGACTTTCACGGCACGTGTTGTGACTTCAACTCAATCTGATATCTACTCTGCAACCGTGGCGGGTATCGGCGCGTTGAAAGGTCCTTTGCATGGTGGTGCAAACGAAATGGTTATGCACATGATGAAAGAGATCGCGGACCCTGCGAAAGCAGAACAGTGGATGCTGGATGCTCTTGCTCAGAAGAAAAAAGTCATGGGCTTCGGTCACCGCGTTTACCGCTCTGGTGACTCTCGCGTTCCGACAATGAGAAAATATGCGCAAGTCATGGCTGACGTGACGGGCGAGCAAAAATGGATGCAAATGTACGCTGCGCTTGAAAAAGTGATGGTTGAGAAGAAGAAGATCTACCCGAACCTCGACTTCCCAGCAGGCCCTGCTTACTACATGATGGGCTTTGACATCGACTTCTTTACTCCGATCTTCGTGATGGCACGTACAACAGGCTGGTCTGCTCACATCATGGAGCAAGCCGCTGACAACCGTATCATCCGTCCTCTTTCTGAGTACGTAGGTAAGGAGCAACGCAAAGTGACTCCTATCAGCGAACGCAAATAG
- a CDS encoding M23 family metallopeptidase, giving the protein MKRWIPKALSALVLSSLAAPAAMAFDEINDTLYLTNSSSVQLYLPTVRTDGRQVLKPALELPEESILSIDVLDANRAFTHSQTSPERLKFPYLPAGSRDIKTNLEFICGLTIVDAMDEDVREDEIADRTDFCAPLHSLSTMSALESNGDAVIQSYDSFRLAGDLTHINTLSNHVERLRQEKTWDLVEKISVRGQVISPIQNCGRGCLVATSEFGMRRHPVLRKRRLHKGIDLRAKTGTPIVSVLDGRVIATRSERNRLTKKLKGYGHYVIVVHPKSKMQTVYAHLSEFKTKAGTNVVQGSLIALSGNTGIGTAPHLHFETHTSAKRGYTPVNPRTIIGSLLDTVAAFIKAFSLNV; this is encoded by the coding sequence ATGAAAAGATGGATTCCAAAGGCGCTGAGCGCACTTGTTCTTTCAAGTCTTGCGGCTCCCGCAGCCATGGCTTTTGACGAAATCAACGACACCCTTTATCTGACGAACAGCTCCTCCGTTCAGCTCTATCTTCCAACAGTGCGTACGGACGGCCGCCAAGTTTTAAAACCAGCCTTAGAACTTCCTGAAGAAAGTATTTTATCGATTGATGTTTTGGATGCGAATCGCGCTTTTACTCACTCACAAACAAGCCCGGAGCGTCTGAAGTTTCCTTACTTGCCCGCGGGCTCCAGAGACATTAAAACAAATCTTGAATTTATCTGCGGCTTGACGATTGTGGATGCGATGGACGAAGACGTGCGCGAAGATGAAATCGCGGACCGCACGGACTTCTGCGCGCCTTTGCACTCTTTAAGTACGATGTCGGCTCTTGAATCTAATGGCGATGCTGTGATTCAGTCCTATGATTCTTTCCGTTTGGCCGGCGACCTTACTCACATTAATACTCTTTCAAATCATGTTGAAAGATTGCGCCAGGAAAAGACGTGGGACCTTGTTGAAAAAATCTCTGTGCGTGGTCAAGTGATCAGCCCGATTCAAAACTGCGGACGCGGCTGCCTTGTTGCCACAAGTGAATTCGGCATGCGCAGACACCCCGTTTTGAGGAAGCGCCGTTTGCATAAAGGAATCGATCTTCGCGCAAAAACGGGCACACCGATTGTAAGCGTGCTCGATGGCCGTGTGATTGCCACACGTTCTGAAAGAAATCGTCTGACGAAGAAACTCAAGGGCTACGGTCACTATGTTATCGTGGTTCACCCGAAATCAAAGATGCAAACCGTTTACGCGCATCTTTCAGAGTTTAAAACAAAGGCCGGCACGAACGTGGTTCAAGGCAGCTTGATTGCTCTCTCAGGGAACACGGGTATCGGTACGGCTCCGCACTTGCACTTTGAAACTCATACATCTGCCAAGCGTGGATATACGCCTGTAAATCCGCGCACGATCATCGGCTCCTTGCTGGACACTGTAGCCGCTTTTATTAAAGCCTTTAGCTTGAACGTTTAA
- a CDS encoding chloride channel protein produces MHPSRILKHERVRSAQHKILFNLPFWISTGIAALISVFYNKLFMICETWAHTQAHSSVILWTAPLAVLASFLLGHFISRESIGSGIPQVVAAVELSQENHPFLKKLLGVRMIFIKILASSICVLGGGVTGREGPTLQVSTAVFYQFSRLWPRRFPRPQLPAMILAGGAAGLASAFNTPLGGIVFAIEELSKAHISTVRTAVFQAVIIAGILAQLFLGNYLYLGDSNFGTLPGEVFYQTIIIAGIVGVLGSLFAEFLFRFTTWRSQKNFWLKVFLTALCGALLSLTIWFCGPSTIGAGKTVMVDLLKNPTGPVDPLLPIARIFGNLFTYIGGVVGGVFAPALSSGAALGQYLSSLFGFASMKLMIMVGMVAFLTGISRTPFTSFVLVLEMSDSHEIILYLMLSSLIANFSARLISAKGFYEKAAHGLIKQNASAQPITETV; encoded by the coding sequence ATGCATCCATCACGAATTCTCAAGCATGAGCGCGTGCGAAGCGCGCAACACAAAATACTTTTTAATCTCCCCTTTTGGATTTCAACCGGCATCGCCGCTTTGATCTCCGTGTTTTATAATAAACTTTTTATGATCTGTGAAACCTGGGCGCACACGCAGGCTCATAGCTCCGTCATTCTGTGGACAGCGCCGCTGGCGGTGCTCGCGTCTTTTTTATTGGGACATTTTATTTCCCGGGAATCTATTGGCAGTGGGATTCCTCAGGTTGTCGCGGCCGTTGAGCTTTCACAAGAAAACCATCCCTTTTTAAAAAAGCTTCTCGGCGTGCGCATGATTTTTATTAAAATCCTCGCGTCTTCGATCTGCGTTTTAGGCGGCGGTGTTACCGGCCGAGAGGGACCGACTTTGCAGGTTTCAACTGCGGTGTTTTATCAATTCTCCCGCTTGTGGCCTCGTCGTTTTCCGCGACCGCAATTACCTGCGATGATTCTGGCGGGAGGTGCCGCGGGTTTGGCGTCAGCGTTTAATACTCCTTTAGGGGGAATCGTTTTTGCGATTGAAGAACTCTCTAAAGCGCATATTAGCACCGTGCGTACGGCGGTTTTCCAGGCGGTTATCATCGCGGGTATTCTGGCGCAATTGTTTTTAGGAAATTATCTTTATCTGGGTGATTCCAATTTTGGGACTCTTCCCGGCGAGGTCTTTTATCAAACGATCATCATTGCGGGCATCGTCGGTGTTCTTGGAAGTCTGTTTGCTGAATTTCTGTTTCGTTTCACAACCTGGCGCAGTCAAAAAAACTTTTGGCTGAAGGTTTTTTTGACGGCTCTTTGCGGTGCTCTGTTGAGTTTGACGATTTGGTTTTGCGGGCCTTCAACAATTGGAGCAGGTAAAACCGTGATGGTGGATCTTCTTAAAAATCCCACCGGTCCCGTCGATCCTCTTTTGCCGATTGCGCGTATTTTCGGAAACCTCTTCACCTATATCGGTGGCGTGGTGGGCGGTGTGTTTGCACCCGCTCTGTCCAGTGGCGCAGCTTTGGGACAATATCTTAGCAGCCTCTTTGGCTTTGCCAGCATGAAGCTGATGATCATGGTGGGAATGGTGGCGTTCCTCACGGGAATTTCGCGCACTCCTTTCACTTCATTTGTTTTGGTGCTTGAGATGAGTGACTCCCACGAAATCATTTTGTACTTAATGCTTTCCTCGTTGATTGCAAACTTTTCCGCACGTCTTATCAGTGCGAAGGGCTTTTACGAAAAGGCCGCACACGGGCTCATTAAACAAAATGCCTCTGCACAGCCCATAACGGAGACCGTTTAA
- a CDS encoding DUF2914 domain-containing protein: MTHLKNRLLSYYEENELKVDIAFFLGGFFFDILTLSAVDDWLGVAQQIAYLAILGAIIFFDFLDKHQAWQVSPRLEKFWNYRQLVVHFLLGSLLSVYSLFFLKSASLFSSVVFVALLMALMVANELKSVQKSEFNIKLGLYIVCVFCFFSVTVPVLLGFVGLVPFLISLGLTGLGVFGAYQLLQKKIKDPQKLQRGLLFPGGGVLALFFLLYIVGLIPPVPLSIQTMGIYHDIEKLEGRYIVSHETPRWQFWHRGDQNFKAEPQDKIYFFAQIFSPARFSDSVVLHWYYKDPIAGWTTTDKIPMSIAGGRKEGYRGFASKQNYSEGKWRISVETTDGREIGRIYFNVTKLAENSERIFYKEFF; the protein is encoded by the coding sequence ATGACCCATCTAAAGAATCGCCTGCTGAGTTACTACGAAGAGAATGAACTAAAAGTCGACATCGCCTTTTTTCTGGGCGGTTTCTTTTTTGATATTTTAACTCTTTCCGCTGTGGATGATTGGCTGGGCGTGGCTCAGCAAATAGCCTATCTCGCGATTTTGGGCGCGATTATATTTTTTGATTTCCTGGATAAACACCAAGCGTGGCAGGTTTCTCCCCGTCTTGAAAAATTTTGGAATTATCGCCAGCTCGTCGTGCATTTCCTTTTAGGAAGCCTGCTCAGTGTTTACTCTCTTTTCTTTTTAAAAAGCGCATCCCTCTTTTCTTCAGTGGTTTTTGTCGCCTTGCTGATGGCTCTGATGGTTGCTAACGAACTTAAGAGCGTGCAAAAAAGTGAGTTTAACATCAAGCTGGGTCTTTACATCGTCTGTGTGTTTTGTTTCTTTTCAGTGACGGTGCCCGTGCTTTTGGGATTCGTCGGGCTTGTGCCCTTTTTGATTTCGCTGGGCCTCACTGGCCTTGGTGTTTTTGGCGCCTATCAGTTGTTACAGAAGAAAATCAAAGATCCACAAAAACTGCAGAGGGGGCTTCTTTTCCCGGGTGGCGGTGTTTTGGCGCTTTTCTTTCTTCTTTATATTGTGGGTTTGATTCCACCAGTCCCGCTTTCAATTCAAACGATGGGCATTTATCACGATATCGAAAAACTGGAAGGCCGCTACATCGTTTCGCACGAAACGCCTCGCTGGCAGTTTTGGCACAGAGGCGATCAGAATTTCAAAGCCGAGCCACAAGACAAAATTTATTTCTTTGCTCAGATTTTTTCCCCGGCCCGCTTTAGCGATTCGGTTGTCTTGCATTGGTATTACAAAGATCCGATTGCAGGCTGGACAACGACAGATAAAATCCCCATGAGTATTGCCGGCGGTCGCAAAGAGGGCTATCGCGGATTCGCCTCGAAACAGAATTATTCCGAGGGAAAATGGCGCATCAGTGTTGAAACCACCGATGGGCGAGAAATCGGTCGCATCTATTTTAACGTCACAAAACTCGCCGAAAATTCCGAGCGGATTTTTTACAAAGAGTTCTTCTAA
- a CDS encoding TIGR02147 family protein, producing MKRKSLDIFDYHDYREFLRDWFDHARESQSLSLRDIAEKCGLSTGYLPMILAGKRNLSEKSFLKLQEVLKLNQEEAHYFRSLLILSDGSKSQDRLHAFAEIRKSRSFRQKNPKELEVYQYLANWLHVTIREMAHRRDFQADPTWIQARLVYKASLKEIENSLNFLLEQGFLVRTKSGMVIQSQKQLDCFSGVYRLSLGEFHKQMFRLAAESIDATPRDQRNLLGHTFVIPEDQIESLRRILDDTLKKVEALSSDFQEAGPVYHVILSTFPVAKKGDANK from the coding sequence ATGAAAAGAAAAAGCCTGGATATCTTTGATTATCATGACTACAGGGAATTCCTTCGGGACTGGTTCGATCATGCACGAGAGAGCCAGTCCCTCTCTTTACGAGACATCGCCGAGAAGTGCGGCCTTTCGACAGGATATCTCCCCATGATTCTTGCTGGAAAAAGAAATCTCTCTGAAAAATCTTTTTTGAAACTTCAGGAAGTCTTGAAGTTGAATCAAGAAGAAGCTCATTACTTCCGCTCTTTGCTGATTCTTTCCGATGGCAGCAAAAGCCAGGATCGCCTTCACGCCTTCGCAGAAATCCGCAAAAGCCGGTCTTTTCGTCAGAAGAATCCCAAAGAATTGGAAGTCTACCAATACCTCGCGAACTGGCTTCATGTGACGATTCGCGAGATGGCTCACCGTCGGGACTTTCAAGCCGACCCCACATGGATTCAAGCGCGTTTGGTGTATAAAGCTTCTCTTAAGGAGATTGAAAACTCCTTAAACTTTCTTTTGGAGCAGGGTTTTCTTGTCCGAACGAAATCAGGCATGGTGATACAGTCGCAAAAACAACTCGATTGCTTTAGCGGCGTCTACCGTCTTTCATTAGGAGAGTTCCACAAGCAGATGTTCAGGCTGGCTGCCGAATCCATCGACGCGACTCCTCGCGATCAAAGAAATCTTTTAGGGCACACGTTCGTGATTCCCGAGGATCAGATCGAGAGTCTGCGAAGAATCCTTGATGACACCCTCAAAAAAGTGGAAGCATTGAGTTCTGATTTTCAGGAAGCCGGCCCGGTCTATCATGTGATACTATCGACATTTCCCGTCGCCAAAAAAGGAGACGCCAACAAATGA